A stretch of Geomonas oryzisoli DNA encodes these proteins:
- a CDS encoding DUF3373 domain-containing protein, translating into MRKLEKLLIGAAVCALATPVVAQADDQEMQKKIDELTKKVQKLEEQQKGSDQKKIEDLTRKVDKIEEKSLGKWLTIGGDYRFRLDNLNGRTVGYTDANGTFTNAANQLQSAFFADPTGPAGSGMNAAMLNGLMNFSNNMSNVRTFSQAGQFLQNPATQQMLGGLGAFAAQVPSYKPNNDTLYTNRLGINMHAKATKDVTVNVRLLAYKVFGSQDDNAVTNNGGTPFFADRVGTFDGTLGHVPSSSLLNVDRAYATWSNIADQPIWFSVGRRPSTDGAPSNLRTNNERPGNGGTPALLVDYAFDGMTIGWAPDIDGLPGAYAKICYGRGFEGGFENPTNNLKDTDMLGLAIIPIDTDPLRIWLQYNRGFNIFDFPAMKDTAFGNTYPSTDLGAIDWYGAGAMSTIKKVGPGNLNFFGDVGMSVAHPNDNVSAQAGFQGLMTGGFFNPEAPSTKTGWAAYVGARYDYTPTKTKIGVEYNHGSKNWITFAPAADDMWTTKLGTRGNVYEGYLIQELDSKPVSSFLSKAFFRVGFQWYDFDYTGSNNWVGAPVKISEVNNRMMMLTPVKYARDIYATFEVKF; encoded by the coding sequence ATGAGAAAACTGGAGAAGCTGTTGATTGGCGCCGCCGTCTGTGCCCTGGCGACCCCCGTCGTGGCGCAGGCAGACGATCAGGAGATGCAGAAGAAGATCGATGAGCTCACCAAAAAGGTGCAGAAGCTCGAGGAGCAGCAGAAGGGCTCCGATCAGAAGAAGATCGAGGATCTGACCCGTAAGGTCGACAAGATCGAAGAGAAGTCTCTCGGCAAGTGGCTCACCATCGGTGGCGACTACCGCTTCAGGCTCGACAACCTGAACGGCCGCACCGTCGGCTACACCGATGCCAACGGCACCTTCACCAACGCAGCCAACCAGCTGCAGTCCGCCTTCTTCGCCGACCCGACCGGCCCCGCCGGATCCGGCATGAACGCGGCGATGCTCAACGGCCTGATGAACTTCTCCAACAACATGTCCAACGTCAGGACCTTCTCCCAGGCGGGACAATTCCTCCAGAACCCGGCCACCCAGCAGATGCTGGGCGGGCTTGGCGCCTTCGCCGCCCAGGTTCCCTCGTACAAACCCAACAACGACACCCTCTACACCAACCGCCTCGGCATCAACATGCACGCCAAGGCCACCAAGGACGTGACCGTCAACGTCCGCCTGCTCGCCTACAAGGTATTCGGTTCCCAGGATGACAACGCCGTCACCAACAACGGCGGCACCCCGTTCTTCGCCGACCGCGTCGGCACCTTCGACGGCACCCTGGGTCACGTCCCCTCCAGCAGCCTGCTGAACGTGGACCGCGCCTACGCCACCTGGAGCAACATCGCCGACCAGCCGATCTGGTTCTCCGTCGGTCGCCGTCCCTCCACCGATGGGGCACCGAGCAACCTGCGCACCAACAACGAGCGCCCCGGCAACGGCGGCACCCCGGCACTGCTGGTTGATTACGCCTTTGACGGCATGACCATCGGCTGGGCCCCCGACATCGATGGGCTCCCGGGCGCATACGCCAAGATCTGCTACGGCCGCGGCTTCGAGGGCGGGTTCGAGAACCCCACCAACAACCTCAAAGACACCGACATGCTGGGTCTCGCCATCATCCCGATCGATACCGACCCGCTGCGCATCTGGCTGCAGTACAACCGCGGCTTCAACATCTTCGACTTCCCGGCCATGAAGGACACCGCCTTCGGCAACACCTACCCGTCCACCGACCTCGGTGCCATCGACTGGTACGGCGCTGGCGCCATGAGCACCATCAAGAAGGTCGGCCCGGGTAACCTGAACTTCTTCGGCGACGTCGGCATGAGCGTGGCCCATCCCAACGACAACGTCTCCGCACAGGCCGGCTTCCAGGGCCTCATGACCGGCGGGTTCTTCAATCCGGAAGCACCGAGCACCAAGACCGGCTGGGCCGCCTACGTCGGCGCCCGCTACGACTACACCCCGACCAAGACCAAGATCGGTGTCGAGTACAACCACGGCTCCAAGAACTGGATCACCTTCGCCCCGGCGGCCGACGACATGTGGACCACCAAGCTTGGGACCCGCGGCAACGTGTACGAAGGCTACCTGATCCAGGAACTGGACTCCAAGCCGGTTTCCTCCTTCCTCTCCAAGGCCTTCTTCAGGGTCGGCTTCCAGTGGTACGACTTCGACTACACCGGGAGCAACAACTGGGTAGGCGCTCCGGTCAAAATCTCCGAGGTCAACAACCGCATGATGATGCTGACCCCGGTGAAGTATGCGCGTGACATCTACGCGACCTTCGAAGTGAAGTTCTAG
- a CDS encoding cytochrome C, with product MTKKSITAAVLGLALAATTALAAGVHPGKESIEKSGYKGSETCEECHPGSAKGFLDTVHWKHASKVTNVDGLNPKQEYGMKNRIYVMCNGNDIVNNLKEIPKSPVTGKSKFSGCNTCHPGNHLSDVGSTGAAAEAAVDCLVCHSTDYDFRQRKPFKNEKGEVVMGQDRSTKAALAIGKPTVKNCMVCHEAAGGGVIVKRGFTFTKDTDAHAAKGMVCVDCHKAKNHKMPTGHDPNNWANDGLFVSCSDTSCHGVKPHKDADLNRHCAKIACQTCHIPRTGGAFAKDFTVWEQTPDKFYEPTTLKKEANETTPVYAWYNGTVKNTPHFIGPKGSKKDGKSKITPFKIFQGKAYYNKQTGELLSMDFAQPMSDGNTRAGVLSAAKTLGLKNPEKIAKEAVPGWQTIYFGSNHLVTKSKALYCANCHAPNGVLNFKDLGYGDKEILKLTSPELFMEKLAQKQKEDW from the coding sequence ATGACCAAGAAAAGCATCACAGCGGCAGTGCTCGGTCTTGCCTTGGCAGCTACCACTGCCCTGGCTGCAGGGGTGCATCCCGGCAAGGAGTCGATCGAGAAAAGCGGCTACAAAGGATCTGAGACCTGCGAGGAGTGCCACCCCGGCAGCGCCAAAGGGTTCCTGGACACCGTGCACTGGAAGCACGCCTCCAAGGTGACCAACGTGGACGGGCTCAACCCCAAGCAAGAGTACGGGATGAAGAACCGCATCTACGTCATGTGCAACGGCAACGACATCGTCAACAACCTGAAGGAGATTCCCAAAAGCCCGGTGACCGGCAAGAGCAAGTTCTCCGGCTGTAACACCTGCCACCCCGGCAACCATCTCTCAGATGTCGGCAGCACCGGCGCCGCGGCCGAGGCTGCCGTGGACTGCCTGGTCTGCCATTCCACCGACTACGACTTCAGGCAGAGAAAGCCGTTCAAGAACGAGAAGGGGGAAGTGGTGATGGGGCAGGACCGCAGCACCAAGGCAGCCCTCGCCATCGGCAAGCCGACCGTCAAGAACTGCATGGTCTGCCATGAAGCGGCCGGCGGCGGCGTCATCGTCAAGCGCGGCTTCACCTTCACCAAGGACACCGATGCCCACGCGGCCAAAGGCATGGTCTGCGTCGACTGCCACAAGGCGAAGAACCACAAGATGCCGACCGGGCACGACCCCAACAACTGGGCCAACGACGGCCTGTTCGTCTCCTGCTCCGACACCTCGTGCCATGGCGTGAAACCGCACAAGGATGCCGACCTCAACCGTCACTGCGCCAAAATCGCCTGCCAGACCTGCCACATCCCGCGCACCGGCGGCGCCTTCGCCAAGGACTTCACCGTGTGGGAGCAGACGCCGGACAAGTTCTATGAACCGACCACGCTGAAGAAGGAAGCCAACGAGACCACCCCGGTTTACGCCTGGTACAACGGCACGGTGAAGAACACGCCGCACTTCATCGGCCCGAAAGGGAGCAAGAAGGACGGCAAGAGCAAGATCACGCCGTTCAAGATCTTCCAGGGCAAGGCGTACTACAACAAGCAGACCGGCGAGTTGCTCTCCATGGATTTCGCCCAGCCGATGTCCGACGGCAACACCCGGGCCGGCGTCCTCTCGGCAGCGAAGACCCTGGGGCTCAAGAACCCGGAAAAGATCGCCAAGGAGGCGGTGCCGGGATGGCAGACCATCTATTTCGGGAGCAACCACCTGGTGACCAAGAGCAAGGCTCTCTACTGCGCCAACTGCCATGCCCCCAACGGCGTGCTGAATTTCAAGGACCTTGGATACGGCGACAAGGAGATCCTGAAGCTGACCTCTCCGGAACTGTTCATGGAGAAACTGGCGCAAAAGCAGAAGGAAGATTGGTAG
- a CDS encoding tetrathionate reductase family octaheme c-type cytochrome: MKGILGILAGIALLATAAQGMAAVDHSEFVKGPFKSGTEVTKVCLECHEQQAADFMKTTHWTWAGTPNMVKGMEKSTKKYGKSNMINSFCTSIQGGKDGVVHESCGKCHAGYGWTRTDFDFTDKGKVDCLICHAQKGNYTRATVGCDIDKKSIDKKAMDLNVAAQSVGLPTRKNCGACHFFGGGGDAVKNAGLDSTLEKTKKSQDVHMGSKESGGQDMSCQSCHVTKNHKIGGASSMMAHYDTRVNCEQCHSGAKAPHQKAKNGALINRHLATVACQTCHIPFFAKGQATKMAWKWSDVGKNITAEEQFDKETYAKHKGTFVWGMNVKPVYAWNSGMVERYMVGDKVKDPTKPVVMMRPVGDIKDQKSKIYPYKLYKGDQPMDAKFKNLIIFQQYKSLWVDYDWDKACRLGAEGTGLPYSGKYQFVNTVAYIAAQHEVAPKEEALQCGECHMGGNRLDWKALGYKGDPMQKGGRFAKASKKVAKK, encoded by the coding sequence ATGAAAGGTATTCTGGGAATTTTGGCGGGGATCGCGCTTCTGGCGACGGCCGCGCAGGGGATGGCGGCGGTGGACCATTCCGAATTCGTAAAGGGTCCGTTTAAAAGCGGCACCGAAGTCACCAAGGTCTGCCTGGAGTGCCACGAGCAGCAGGCGGCTGACTTCATGAAGACTACCCACTGGACCTGGGCCGGTACGCCCAACATGGTCAAGGGGATGGAGAAAAGCACCAAGAAGTACGGCAAGTCCAACATGATCAACTCCTTTTGCACCTCGATCCAGGGGGGCAAGGACGGGGTGGTGCACGAATCCTGCGGCAAGTGCCACGCAGGATACGGCTGGACCCGCACCGACTTCGACTTCACCGACAAGGGCAAGGTCGACTGCCTGATCTGCCACGCCCAGAAAGGGAACTACACCAGGGCCACCGTGGGCTGCGACATCGACAAGAAGAGCATCGACAAGAAGGCCATGGACCTGAACGTCGCCGCCCAGAGCGTCGGCCTCCCGACCCGCAAGAACTGCGGCGCCTGCCACTTCTTCGGCGGCGGCGGCGATGCCGTCAAGAACGCGGGCCTCGACTCCACCCTGGAGAAGACCAAGAAGTCCCAGGACGTGCACATGGGGAGCAAGGAAAGCGGCGGCCAGGACATGAGCTGCCAGAGCTGCCACGTAACCAAGAATCACAAGATCGGCGGCGCTTCGAGCATGATGGCCCACTACGACACCCGCGTTAACTGCGAGCAGTGTCATTCCGGCGCCAAGGCGCCGCACCAGAAAGCGAAAAACGGCGCGCTGATCAACAGGCACCTCGCCACCGTCGCCTGCCAGACCTGCCACATCCCGTTCTTCGCCAAAGGGCAGGCCACCAAAATGGCATGGAAGTGGTCCGATGTGGGCAAGAACATCACCGCCGAGGAGCAGTTCGACAAGGAAACCTACGCCAAGCACAAGGGAACCTTCGTGTGGGGCATGAACGTGAAGCCGGTGTACGCCTGGAACAGCGGCATGGTCGAGCGCTACATGGTGGGCGACAAGGTGAAGGATCCGACCAAGCCGGTGGTGATGATGCGCCCGGTCGGCGACATCAAGGACCAGAAGTCCAAGATCTACCCGTACAAGCTCTACAAGGGCGACCAGCCGATGGACGCGAAGTTCAAGAACCTGATCATCTTCCAGCAGTACAAATCGCTGTGGGTCGACTACGACTGGGATAAGGCGTGCCGCCTGGGCGCCGAAGGGACCGGTCTCCCCTACAGCGGCAAGTACCAGTTCGTGAACACGGTGGCCTACATCGCCGCTCAGCACGAGGTGGCTCCCAAGGAAGAGGCGCTGCAGTGCGGTGAGTGCCACATGGGTGGCAACCGTCTGGACTGGAAGGCGCTCGGCTACAAGGGCGACCCGATGCAAAAAGGCGGCAGGTTCGCAAAAGCCTCCAAAAAGGTGGCCAAGAAGTAA